One segment of Glandiceps talaboti chromosome 21, keGlaTala1.1, whole genome shotgun sequence DNA contains the following:
- the LOC144451409 gene encoding putative cytosolic acyl coenzyme A thioester hydrolase-like: MSSATKITNDVESHAPDQRFVEVCRLMMPDDANNSGNTHGGVILKMIEEAGAIITTRHCNKHRDPSSTQEPCITALARVERTEFLKPMFIGEVAQLHAEITYTSEHSLEVQVIVWAENIMHGTKRLTNKATLWYVPISMMATPSPNAVIPKVPKIEYSYPEAEEQGRKRYQRQKEERDKLNKLARTYSYDITEVDQLRASGVMPHSVPFSQSNLVHLVGPSDCAVHGYCKGGVTMKFMDECAGIVARRHCRTQVVTAALDATDFHVPVKKGSVLFLTGRATFTSAKSMEIEVLVDVEYVFGGQPHKDRAVDAFLTFVSLGPDQKALPIPPLKVHSAGEKRRFEEGRLRYEYRKAQRNREKEMKSEEKTKPVKKDEVVGSNGVQAGNIQ; encoded by the exons atgtcGTCTGCAACAAAGATTACAAATGACGTCGAGTCTCACGCACCGGATCAAAGATTTGTCGAGGTTTGTCG GTTGATGATGCCTGATGATGCTAACAACTCCGGTAATACTCATGGTGGTGTTATTCTTAAGATGATAGAAGAGGCTGGTGCAATTATTACTACTAGACATTGTAATAAACACAGG GATCCATCCAGTACTCAAGAGCCGTGTATCACAGCTCTTGCCAGGGTTGAAAGAACTGAGTTCTTGAAACCAATGTTTATTGGTGAGGTAGCACAACTCCATGCTGAAATTACATACACTTCAGAACATTCCTTGGAAGTTCAAGTCATTGTGTGGGCTGAAAATATCATGCATG GAACCAAGAGGCTAACCAACAAAGCAACATTGTGGTATGTTCCAATTTCAATGATGGCTACTCCGTCCCCAAATGCAGTCATTCCTAAAGTACCAAAGATTGAGTACTCGTATCCAGAGGCTGAAGAACAGGGTAGAAAGCGGTATCAGAGACAAAAGGAGGAAAGAGACAAACTCAACAAACTTGCAAGGACATATAGTTATGACATTACTGAAGTGGATCAACTCAGGGCCTCAG GTGTGATGCCACACTCTGTACCATTCTCTCAGTCCAACCTGGTTCATCTAGTTGGACCTTCAGACTGTGCTGTACATGGCTACTGTAAAGGTGGTGTAACTATGAAATTCATGGATGAATGTGCTGGAATCGTTGCACGCAGACACTGTAGAACACAGGTTGTCACTGCTGCATTGGATGCTACAGACTTCCATGTACCTGTCAAGAAAG GTAGTGTATTATTCTTGACTGGTCGAGCCACATTTACCAGTGCAAAATCAATGGAAATAGAAGTACTGGTAGATGTGGAATATGTGTTTGGTGGCCAGCCTCACAAGGACAGAGCAGTTGATGCCTTTCTGACATTTGTATCACTTGGCCCAGATCAAAAAGCACTACCAATCCCTCCATTAAAG GTGCACAGTGCTGGAGAAAAGCGTAGATTTGAGGAAGGAAGATTACGATACGAGTACAGAAAAGCTCAGAGAAACCGTGAAAAAGAGATGAAAAGTGAAGAGAAAACTAAGCCAGTGAAGAAAGATGAAGTGGTTGGTAGTAATGGTGTACAAGCTGGTAATATACAGTAA